From Bifidobacterium longum subsp. longum JCM 1217, one genomic window encodes:
- a CDS encoding DNA-directed RNA polymerase subunit alpha, which yields MLIAQRPTLTEESLNPQRSRFTIEPLEPGFGYTLGNSLRRTLLSSIPGAAVTSVRISGALHEFTTLPGVQEDVTEILLNIKGIVLTSEYDEPVVMYLRKSGKGEAVAGDITPPAGVTIANPEQHIATLADDGELEIEFTVERGRGYVPAQMNKQDNDEIGRIPVDSIYSPVLKVSYKVEATRVEQRTDFDKLILDVETKPAISPRDAVASAGSTLVELFGLCRELNAQAEGVEVGPAPVAEETNPEMAVPIEDLNLTQRSYNCLKREGIHTIGELVSHTEQDLLDIRNFGMKSIDEVKEKLQTLGLSLKSSPMAFDTNNLEGGTFFSPEDE from the coding sequence GTGCTTATTGCACAGCGTCCGACTCTTACCGAGGAATCTCTGAATCCGCAGCGCTCCCGCTTCACCATCGAGCCGCTCGAGCCTGGCTTCGGCTACACGCTCGGCAACTCGCTGCGTCGCACGCTGCTGAGCTCCATCCCGGGTGCTGCCGTGACCTCCGTGCGTATTTCCGGTGCCCTGCATGAGTTCACCACTCTGCCGGGTGTCCAGGAAGACGTCACCGAGATCCTGCTGAACATCAAGGGCATCGTGCTCACCAGCGAATACGACGAGCCTGTGGTCATGTATCTGCGCAAGAGCGGCAAGGGCGAAGCCGTGGCTGGGGACATCACCCCGCCGGCCGGCGTCACCATTGCCAACCCGGAGCAGCACATCGCTACCCTCGCCGACGATGGCGAACTCGAGATCGAGTTCACTGTCGAGCGTGGCCGTGGCTATGTTCCTGCCCAGATGAACAAGCAGGACAACGATGAGATCGGCCGTATTCCGGTTGATTCCATCTACTCCCCGGTACTCAAGGTGAGCTACAAGGTCGAGGCCACCCGTGTGGAACAGCGCACGGACTTCGACAAGCTCATCCTGGACGTGGAGACCAAGCCCGCCATCTCCCCGCGTGACGCGGTGGCTTCCGCCGGTTCCACCTTGGTGGAGCTCTTCGGCCTGTGCCGTGAGCTCAACGCCCAGGCTGAAGGCGTCGAGGTCGGTCCGGCCCCGGTGGCCGAGGAGACCAACCCCGAGATGGCCGTTCCGATTGAGGACCTCAACCTGACGCAGCGTTCTTACAACTGCCTCAAGCGCGAGGGCATCCACACCATCGGTGAGCTTGTCTCCCACACCGAGCAGGACCTGCTCGACATCCGCAATTTCGGTATGAAGTCAATCGATGAGGTCAAGGAGAAGCTGCAGACCTTGGGCCTGAGCCTCAAGTCCTCGCCGATGGCCTTCGATACCAATAATCTCGAAGGTGGCACGTTCTTCTCGCCGGAAGACGAGTGA